A window of uncultured Litoreibacter sp. contains these coding sequences:
- a CDS encoding ABC transporter permease produces the protein MTDTPAETPAEIRKPARSQWWDVWDQFKSHKGAMLGAIFFAIILFGVIFGPMLWPYDATTIDIRSRNQGPSWGHPMGTDQLGRDTFARVMEGGRVSLAVGLTAMFIALLLGTLIGVLAGYFKRLDGLLMRTTDLFLALPLLPLLLVIIMLFRETLSARFGPEGGIFILMVSAIGITSWMQTARIVRGDVLSLKEREFVLAARSIGTPNRRMITRHVLPNVLSPIMVSATLGIATAIITESALSFLGLGFPPDFPTWGRLLRDGTDFLQQYPERAIWPGLMISLTVLGVNYMGDGLRDALDPRIRGR, from the coding sequence ATGACTGATACACCCGCGGAAACACCAGCCGAAATTCGCAAACCCGCCCGCAGCCAATGGTGGGACGTCTGGGACCAGTTCAAGTCCCACAAGGGCGCGATGCTGGGCGCGATCTTCTTTGCCATCATCCTGTTCGGGGTGATCTTCGGCCCGATGCTGTGGCCCTATGACGCCACCACCATCGACATCCGATCCCGCAACCAGGGTCCCAGCTGGGGCCACCCGATGGGCACCGACCAGCTGGGCCGCGACACCTTTGCCCGCGTTATGGAGGGTGGTCGCGTGTCCCTCGCCGTGGGGCTGACGGCGATGTTCATCGCCTTGCTACTGGGCACGCTGATCGGCGTGTTGGCTGGCTATTTCAAGCGGTTGGACGGGCTGCTGATGCGCACCACCGACCTGTTTCTGGCGCTGCCGCTGCTGCCCCTTCTGCTGGTTATCATCATGTTGTTCCGGGAAACGCTGTCGGCGAGATTTGGCCCCGAGGGCGGCATCTTCATCCTGATGGTGTCGGCCATCGGCATCACCTCGTGGATGCAGACGGCGCGCATCGTGCGCGGCGACGTGCTGTCGCTGAAAGAACGCGAATTCGTGCTGGCCGCCCGGTCCATAGGCACGCCAAACCGGCGCATGATCACGCGCCACGTGCTGCCCAATGTGCTGTCGCCGATCATGGTGTCGGCCACTTTGGGCATCGCCACGGCGATCATCACGGAATCCGCGCTCAGCTTCCTCGGCCTTGGCTTCCCGCCCGACTTCCCGACCTGGGGACGCCTGCTGCGCGACGGCACCGACTTCCTGCAGCAATACCCCGAACGCGCCATCTGGCCGGGGCTGATGATTTCGCTGACGGTGTTGGGGGTGAACTATATGGGCGACGGGCTGCGCGACGCATTGGACCCGCGCATTCGGGGGCGGTAG
- a CDS encoding ABC transporter permease: MLTYTIRRLILTIPTLLFISFIIFLIVKLSPSDPTSNLPLTIPSDVREKIREALGVNEPLPVQYFLWLKQFFWLEPRIALEGWFGWDLGTEGEVRLISYQTRSPVMDLIWQRMPQTLWVVGTAYVVGILLAVPIGIYSAYKQYSIFDQFGTFISMVGFSVPPFFSGVLVIVIFSVMIPNDSFWWLPSIYDTTHRVVDWESFKYQFRQMIMPVMVLALQITAQISRFARASMLDNLGQDYVRTARAKGVRERSVVMLHVLRNSMIPVVTVIALGIPGIFGGAIITEQVFKVNGLGQLLIIAIQGGDVPTVQTLTFIFAILIVLFNLVADVLYGLLDPRIRYD, translated from the coding sequence ATGCTCACCTACACGATCCGCCGGTTGATCCTGACGATCCCGACGCTTCTGTTCATCTCTTTCATCATCTTCCTGATTGTGAAGCTGAGCCCGTCCGACCCGACCTCGAACCTGCCGCTGACCATCCCCTCGGACGTCCGCGAGAAGATCCGCGAGGCGCTGGGCGTCAACGAACCGCTGCCGGTGCAATATTTTCTCTGGCTCAAACAGTTCTTCTGGCTGGAGCCGCGCATCGCGCTGGAGGGCTGGTTTGGCTGGGATCTCGGCACCGAAGGCGAGGTGCGCCTGATCTCCTACCAGACCCGCTCCCCCGTCATGGACCTGATCTGGCAGCGCATGCCGCAGACCTTGTGGGTGGTAGGCACGGCCTATGTCGTGGGCATCCTCCTGGCCGTGCCCATCGGCATCTATTCGGCCTACAAACAATATTCGATCTTCGACCAGTTCGGCACGTTCATCTCGATGGTGGGCTTTTCGGTGCCGCCCTTCTTCTCCGGCGTGCTGGTGATCGTGATCTTCTCGGTGATGATCCCCAATGACAGCTTCTGGTGGCTGCCGTCGATCTACGACACCACCCACCGCGTCGTGGATTGGGAAAGCTTCAAATACCAGTTCCGACAGATGATCATGCCGGTCATGGTGCTGGCGTTGCAGATCACCGCGCAGATCTCGCGCTTTGCGCGCGCCTCCATGCTGGACAATCTGGGGCAGGATTATGTGCGCACCGCGCGGGCCAAGGGCGTGCGCGAACGGTCGGTGGTGATGCTGCATGTGCTGCGCAACTCGATGATCCCCGTTGTCACCGTCATCGCGCTGGGTATCCCCGGCATTTTCGGCGGCGCCATCATCACCGAGCAGGTGTTCAAGGTGAACGGGCTGGGCCAGCTGCTGATCATCGCCATTCAGGGCGGCGACGTGCCGACGGTGCAGACGCTGACCTTCATCTTCGCCATCCTGATCGTGCTCTTCAACCTTGTGGCGGACGTGCTCTACGGCCTGCTGGACCCGAGGATTCGCTATGACTGA
- a CDS encoding peptide ABC transporter substrate-binding protein, with translation MKLRTALLGAAALLATSPMAFADGHEGERGRDGNVSIIYWQAPSILNPFLSGGTKDVESASMIIEPLARYNENGELVAWLVDSIPTVDNGGVSEDLTSITWNITPGITWSDGTPFTSADVKFTADYCMNPEGGCAQATKFEGVTNVEAVDDLTVKVTFDKPTPFPYGPFVGGESPILQAAQFADCVGAAASTCTEQNFNPIGTGPFTVTEFKPNDVITMAANENFRHEGKPAFASVTFKGGGDATAAGRAVMETGEFDYAWNLQLAPDVIASMEAGGKGTPVAGFGPLVERIMLNNTNPDPALGPDERSVVRPHPFLGDPAVYKAMSLAIDRPLLVEIGYGKAGKVGCNWVPAPAAFASDTFDCATQDIAGANAMLDEAGITDTNGDGVREKDGVPLKVVYQTSTNAVRQDFQALIKQWWSEIGIEAELRNIDASVFFGGDAASPDTFQKFYADVEMYANTFNGTDPQSYLGNGLCDKAPSPATQWQGENISRFCNEEFDALHKELTSTAGLEARAEIGKRLNDIIVENGGMIPLVHRGRLSAHANSLGGVVLNVWDSELWNVADWYRIGE, from the coding sequence ATGAAACTAAGAACAGCCCTACTGGGCGCCGCAGCATTGCTGGCGACATCGCCAATGGCATTTGCTGACGGCCATGAAGGCGAACGCGGCCGTGACGGCAACGTTTCCATCATCTATTGGCAAGCGCCATCCATCCTGAACCCGTTCCTGTCAGGCGGCACCAAGGACGTTGAATCCGCCTCGATGATCATCGAGCCGCTGGCCCGCTACAACGAAAATGGCGAACTGGTTGCGTGGCTGGTCGACAGCATTCCAACCGTCGACAATGGCGGCGTGTCCGAGGACCTAACCTCGATCACCTGGAACATCACGCCGGGCATCACCTGGTCGGACGGCACGCCGTTCACCTCAGCCGACGTCAAGTTCACCGCCGACTATTGCATGAACCCCGAAGGCGGCTGCGCGCAGGCGACCAAGTTCGAAGGCGTCACCAATGTGGAAGCCGTGGACGACCTGACCGTCAAAGTGACCTTCGACAAGCCGACCCCGTTCCCATACGGGCCATTTGTCGGCGGCGAGAGCCCGATCCTGCAAGCGGCACAGTTTGCCGATTGTGTGGGTGCCGCGGCCTCCACCTGTACGGAGCAGAACTTCAACCCAATTGGCACCGGCCCGTTCACTGTGACCGAGTTCAAGCCGAATGACGTTATCACCATGGCGGCCAACGAGAACTTCCGCCACGAGGGCAAGCCCGCCTTCGCGTCCGTGACGTTCAAAGGCGGCGGCGACGCAACGGCCGCTGGCCGTGCGGTGATGGAAACCGGCGAGTTTGACTACGCCTGGAACCTGCAGCTGGCCCCCGACGTGATCGCGTCCATGGAAGCTGGCGGCAAAGGCACGCCCGTTGCAGGCTTCGGCCCGCTGGTGGAGCGCATCATGCTCAACAACACCAACCCCGATCCGGCGCTTGGCCCGGATGAGCGCTCTGTCGTGCGCCCGCACCCGTTCCTGGGTGACCCGGCGGTCTACAAAGCCATGTCGCTGGCCATCGACCGCCCACTGCTGGTCGAGATCGGCTACGGCAAAGCCGGCAAGGTCGGCTGTAACTGGGTGCCTGCGCCTGCGGCTTTCGCATCCGACACGTTTGACTGCGCCACGCAAGATATCGCCGGTGCGAACGCAATGTTGGACGAAGCGGGCATCACCGACACCAATGGTGATGGCGTGCGTGAGAAGGACGGTGTGCCTTTGAAAGTGGTCTACCAGACCTCCACCAACGCGGTGCGTCAGGACTTCCAGGCCCTGATCAAGCAGTGGTGGTCGGAAATCGGCATCGAAGCTGAGCTGCGCAACATCGACGCGTCGGTCTTCTTCGGCGGCGACGCGGCGTCGCCAGACACATTCCAGAAGTTCTACGCGGATGTGGAAATGTACGCCAACACCTTCAACGGCACCGACCCGCAGTCCTATCTGGGCAACGGCCTGTGCGACAAGGCGCCTTCGCCAGCCACGCAGTGGCAGGGTGAAAACATCTCGCGCTTCTGTAACGAAGAGTTTGATGCGCTGCACAAAGAGCTGACATCGACCGCCGGCCTTGAGGCCCGCGCCGAGATCGGCAAACGCCTGAACGACATCATCGTTGAAAACGGCGGCATGATCCCGCTGGTTCACCGCGGTCGTCTGTCTGCCCATGCCAACTCGCTGGGCGGCGTGGTGCTGAACGTCTGGGATTCCGAGCTGTGGAATGTCGCAGACTGGTACCGCATCGGCGAATAA
- a CDS encoding oligopeptide/dipeptide ABC transporter ATP-binding protein, with product MPLDNAKKPLVSVDQLKMHFPIYGGLLRRRVGEVKAVDDISFDIQEGETLGLVGESGCGKSTVGRALLRLYELTDGTVKIDDYDIAHANPEQLRKMRPTMQMIFQDPQASLNPRMTVGEIIAEPLREHLKMTKLQREDRVAELMDQVGLNRDFAKRYSHEFSGGQRQRIGIARALALNPKFIVCDEPIAALDVSIQAQVVNLLEELQDSLGLTYLFISHDLSMVRHIADRVAVMYLGRIVELAPRDDIYAEPLHPYTKALLSAVPEPDPSVESTVERVILTGDVPSPSNPPTGCNFCTRCPAVMDICKREEPEFREVLPGRFVSCHHYDNVNESAVKATAEDL from the coding sequence ATGCCACTCGATAACGCGAAGAAACCGCTGGTCTCGGTAGACCAGCTGAAGATGCACTTCCCGATCTACGGCGGGCTGTTGCGGCGGCGGGTTGGCGAGGTGAAGGCGGTGGACGACATCTCGTTCGACATTCAGGAAGGCGAGACGCTTGGGCTGGTGGGCGAAAGCGGCTGCGGCAAATCCACCGTGGGGCGCGCGCTGCTGCGCCTGTACGAGCTGACCGACGGCACCGTCAAGATTGACGACTACGACATCGCCCATGCCAACCCCGAGCAGCTGCGCAAGATGCGGCCCACCATGCAGATGATTTTCCAGGACCCGCAGGCGTCCCTCAATCCGCGCATGACCGTGGGCGAGATCATTGCGGAACCCCTGCGCGAGCATCTGAAAATGACCAAGCTGCAACGCGAGGACCGGGTGGCCGAGCTGATGGACCAGGTCGGGCTGAACCGCGACTTTGCGAAACGGTACAGCCACGAGTTTTCCGGCGGGCAGCGGCAGCGGATCGGGATTGCCCGCGCGCTTGCGCTGAACCCCAAATTTATCGTCTGCGACGAGCCGATTGCCGCGTTGGACGTGTCCATTCAGGCGCAGGTGGTGAATCTGCTGGAAGAGCTGCAGGACAGCCTTGGGCTGACCTACCTGTTCATCTCGCATGACCTGTCCATGGTGCGCCACATCGCCGACCGCGTCGCCGTCATGTATCTGGGCCGCATCGTCGAACTGGCCCCACGCGACGACATTTACGCCGAGCCGCTGCACCCCTACACCAAAGCGCTGCTGTCAGCCGTGCCGGAACCCGATCCCAGCGTGGAAAGCACCGTGGAACGGGTGATTTTGACGGGCGACGTGCCTTCCCCATCGAACCCGCCCACGGGCTGCAACTTCTGCACCCGCTGCCCGGCGGTCATGGACATTTGCAAACGCGAAGAGCCGGAATTCCGGGAGGTCCTGCCGGGCCGCTTCGTGTCCTGCCACCATTACGACAACGTAAACGAGAGCGCCGTCAAGGCGACAGCCGAGGACTTATGA